In Monodelphis domestica isolate mMonDom1 chromosome 1, mMonDom1.pri, whole genome shotgun sequence, the sequence AAGTATTCAATCTGTCCCTTCCCTCAACGAGGGGACTCCATTACTTATCTCTGAACCAACATTTAACTAGTGGCCCTGTTTCATTGTTACTAGAAAGGGTAGTCCTTTGTCTACTCTGAAGTGATCTCttatgggaaaaaaatgcaatagaagaGATAGAGCATACCAAATAATGCCAACCTATGCTGGGGTCACAATAGATTGTTCCTATGGCCCTAGTCTCATTCAACTTCAActacaaaaatttttaacaaaaagagataTTTCCATTTCCAGGGTCTTAAAACTCAAATGGACTCAAACACCATCccctgagagagagacagacatacagagccagagagagccaaAGAGAACAAGAATAGCAAAGACATGCATACTGGACTAATAAGTTCTAAATTGTGCTATTGAAGCAAACTTGAAGAATTTGGGATCTGACTGGTCTCCTCCATATGCTATATAATCATATGTAATCAGCAACTTTACTAGATTCCATGAAATTAAAGAGCACATGCATACATTCTGTAAGTGTCCAGCCAAACAGGTGCTTGGATCAGTCATACAGAGAAGCAAAGTGAGAAAAGAAGAGGTGGAAATGTAGAGGAGATGGAGTTCTGGAAAATCTGCATTCATTGTCCTCTCTCTGTGGGAAGATAGCACCATAGCTGACTGCTATAGGTGACTAGCTACAGCTTTACGACTTCCCAGAGGATCTGCAAAGCCATGGAGACACAAGGGACCTGAGCTACAGTGTAGGCCACTGAGCGAATAGGAGCTTTCAGTTTCACCAGGTAGGCGACAGTATGGATTATCCTCCctacaaagaagatgaaaaaatgaagccAGGCTATGAAGGGGTCTGGGTTCAGGAAGGAATAGATGGATCCCAAGAACAGGAATGGTAAGATGTTCTCCAGGTCATTCCCATGGGCTCtggaatagaaagagaagagttcAGTCAATTGCAAATCACAGATCAAGAGCTGGAAGGGGGCACTTCCACCCACAGGCCAAAGGTATCCACTTCAAGTCCCTCTAATTCTACCCTCGGTTCCTTCCTGGATTCCTAAACATCTCTTATTTGCATaggccaccaaaaaaaaaaaggcattttatttagttagttagttaacCCCTCCAGAGGCTTACAATTGAGTTAGGGGAATAAGATGTGACAGGATAGAGAACTACAGGGGACTGAGAACTTGGtgatcctttctcccttccaagGAGTAGAAAGCTGGGAACAAAGAGTGATCTATATCTCTAATAAGTAATTGAGTCCACAAGCAGTCAGGTGACACTAAATAAATCagctggacttgggagtcaggaagacctgagttcaaaatcagccTCAGTTACCCACTAGCTAcgtgagcctaggcaagtcactgaatgccacctagcctcagtttccttatgtgcaaaatggggatgataataatggcacttgtctcccagggttgttgtgagggaaaaaaatgtgacAACATTTATAAGGCATTTTACAAATCTTTTAACagtctatataaatgttagctagttattaataatattatagtTCTCATAATTGATAAAAATTGATGTTCTCACATTTTAACCTATACGGgttgtttatatgtgtgtgtgtctaggaGTAGGAATAGGCCTGGACAGGCTTATATCACAAGAGAGAAAACTCTTCTGCATGTCAGACACTGAGCCAGATgctgaaaatacaaagacaaaaataaaataagtcttatcctgaaagagcttacattctatcagaggcAGCaacataatgagaaaaaatgtatatacaaaaAATTCACAGGTCAGCACAAGCAACAAGACAGCAGGGGAGATTAGGAAAAGTTTGAAGAACCTAAGAAGGCAGTTATCCAAGATATATTCCTTTCAGTTGCGTTAAAGGTCAGATAGTGTGTTATTCTATAAATCCCAGTGACTGTCACCAAAGGCAGTGCTTCTCTATAAGGCCTGAGACAGAACCTCAAGTGCTCTCTCCTTTCCTAGTACTTATATGtacagaataaataaatgaacagttAATCACATACATATTTTGCTGTTTCTAGGCTCATAACATTAGAATATTCAATTTGGCTAACAGAGGAATCCTTTTCAGGTATTTCCTCACTTCCTCTTGACCGGCCTATTGTCAGCCAACAAGCCCTTAACTATAACAAGGATATTCCACAAACAAGGCACAAtgtcaaaaacagggaaagaataaGCACCCCATTTGAAAGGATCAAGGGATGTAGGCATTACCATGGCCTCAGGAAGACAAGAACTTAGCTTCACAACAGAGGTCAGTGAGCTGGGGGCTTTGAAAATCCAAGGAGTCTAATGAACCAGAGACAGGCTAAACAAACCAGGGGATCCTAGCTCAGGATTGGCTGAGACCTTACCACTGTGGGCATGCCAGTGCCCCACATCTATTTAATGACATCTAAACCATAATGGTGGagactttcctttttctattgattGTTATAGTGGGGATGGACTAAGGGAGTAATCTTTACTGTTTTGAGAATTACAACCTAGTCAACTAGAGTTGACTTTGTGGCATAATAGGCATGTTTTAGATACATTTAGGATGTGGAACATGGGGAGACCACAGAATAAATGTGATGTTATTAACCTGGGATATgcaaactcaatttttaaaaaatatagattttaataatttttatatacttGATTTCCTTTGTATACCTATAgtattttgttgtttatttaaaaaacattattctaagaaggagtTCATgtgtttcaccagactgccagaagggtcaaacaaaaaaagttaagaacctttACCCAcacttaacaaattgtggtatatatgtaAGGATGATTTTAGATGTGACTTGaatttggtcgccaggggaaatcccaaataaaatacccaaatcagtctggaattttatggtaatttaattaatatagagggaagaaatttaaggagaaggagggaagaggatataggatttctcctgcctggcctatgccagggggagtttaaaatccctgcctctaggtctctgaagaagattagacgCTTCTaaaaggataaagttggaaagtaaaggaggaaaactcagccagaaactcaccaccaaaccagacaatagcttgtagtcaCACTATGATGCTGAAAGCTCAGCACGCTGCTCTCAGCTAATTCTCCACCTCCAATCAGGGAAAGAGTGTTTAGGAGagacaaaaaatcccaaatatatagaccttcacccttgtgtctcctcctctaaattttcacatctaccaatcacatcaaaggctttctccaggactgcccatacttttagttctcatcttctttgattagaatatatctttgagttacttaacacttctttgttaagtttaccttttgttagttacttcacttttttatgattaatttaacctatatagttacttaacatctttttgtattaagacctTAAAATAGACTTggtttaaagttctagcttcactataaggtgagaactaagtaccttcattgttcaatcaggagattacaactttatcttcccctaaagtatggtctaagtagggtggagtgattttaaagttcacatatgttggtgatggaatattgacaagcaagataattttagagaaagctgaaaagaactatatgaactgacgcagtgaaataaacagagtcaggaaaacactgtacacagtatgAAATGatta encodes:
- the PTGES gene encoding prostaglandin E synthase isoform X3 yields the protein MMDNEVFVNFLLYSTILVIKMYLVAVITGQVRLRKKAFANPEDALKHGGLQFCRTDPDVERCRRAHGNDLENILPFLFLGSIYSFLNPDPFIAWLHFFIFFVGRIIHTVAYLVKLKAPIRSVAYTVAQVPCVSMALQILWEVVKL